One part of the Sciurus carolinensis chromosome 6, mSciCar1.2, whole genome shotgun sequence genome encodes these proteins:
- the Atox1 gene encoding copper transport protein ATOX1 produces the protein MPKHEFSVDMTCEGCAEAVSRVLNKLGGVDFNIDLPNKKVCIESEHSMDTLLATLNKTGKTVSYLGPK, from the exons ATGCCG AAGCACGAGTTCTCTGTGGACATGACCTGTGAAGGCTGTGCGGAAGCTGTCTCCCGAGTCCTCAACAAGCTGGGAG GTGTTGACTTTAACATTGATCTGCCGAACAAGAAGGTTTGCATCGAATCTGAGCACAGCATGGACACTCTGCTGGCAACGCTGAATAAAACGGGAAAGACTGTTTCCTACCTCGGCCCCAAGTAG